Sequence from the Rutidosis leptorrhynchoides isolate AG116_Rl617_1_P2 chromosome 3, CSIRO_AGI_Rlap_v1, whole genome shotgun sequence genome:
aaaatgaacaattttagacaattatgttaaaaattatctttatatttatggttttttccaatagttacacatataatttttaaaatttaatatttaaatgtatacagtacaatccgattaatctccgaattgccgattaatgatacgcataatgatccgtctcaaaacgaCAGTAACAAATAGCGACCTGCTAGGATCATACCCGACACGGTCCACCCCGGGAGAAGGACTACTTCCCGACATCATCCGTCATCATGTAGCCAGTCATGATAACTATAacagtgaagaaacacttggaataaataGAAAGCAAAACCTTTCCGTATTAGTCTGAGAGCTCCGTGATACCTTAGTCGGAACCGACACGCTGCTGGTACCGTCACCACTTCTCGGTTCGGTATTTCAACCCGGCATAAAGATACCCTCCCAGGACAAGCACGCCGTCCCGGAGAAAGTGCGCTGTCCCGGAGTAGACACGTCATCCCGGAACGAATACTCGATCCCGGAACAAACATACAAACAAGTTGCATGCCatgtcagcccacgaatctaggaaagtttgttaggatctgctcgattattcccatgaaaaggacaggtgccacgtcactccTCGGGATTggaaaagtttgttacaaccatgaaagggacatgtgccacgtcatcattccctcgcaACACCTATAATAACGATGACAAGATCATTCATtcacacaacactggatgcattaatgttactctgcccaaatcaactacggtagcattactccagtcgttaactcTATTCCGATCAATGCTCCGATCATCGTCGGAATTAATCCCCACtcttagatattaacttattcgataacaatcgaataaggttaattcaatcgattgttttgcgcccttggaatccagattccaaatcggggtttgcacaattattggagttaaaacattcgacttactttttttcccaaatcaagcactcaaacccgaaatctatttacACTAGACGATTTTGGTTTAATCACCGATTAATCtttccaaagtcccgaccgattaatgcccgaatagcgaattttgcaaccttgcgtaATAATGTGATTGATTAATTGGATTTTGGTTTGAAATGAGATGAAACACTACATTtcgtcttaaaaaaaaaaaaaaaaaaaatgaaatactaCATTTTTATAGTACATTTAAGATTTATATACCTTGATATATTTTACAGAAATTGTCGGATCCGTTTATGTAATTTGAAAACTAATTCAGCCTTCAGGTAAAATGAAATGGTGTAATAATATCGATGTCTTTAAGTTATTTATGGGATGCAAAATTGAATGAATACAACAAAAGTAGCAGTGCAGCCCTATGACATGTGATTATGTGCAGAAACATATGACATTCAATATCCACATTTAAGAATCAACTATACACTGTCaccataattataataatgactTATGATTATGACACAAAAGATATAGGCAAATATATTTGGTACGGAGTATATTTTATGTGGGAATTTGACATATACGTTTATCTAGCATGCAATTGTTTTCATCATCACTATCACTATAAACATCATATTAATTTAAACGTTAAGATGCATTAAataaatttgtaattttttttttttttttttttttttttgaaaggcaaacttgtaatttgtaatatatatcctttaatataaaaataaaaatatataattacaacagtgtgtatgtatgtacgtatgtatgcatgtatgtatgatcaggtgattcgcatcgctcggtgcatcttgggaccattatggctgaggacgacttCCCTTGCTCTAGAGCTTGGTTGGTTCCTTTTAGTTGGGTGGTTTCGGgggtgtctaccgtaaaggtgcatgagtggtttttggtttgctaagggtggttggctctttgcttgcgcaacaacttccacccggcatgccctcgagttgctgaccacaaggtcttttggctctatttattgaggcaacgacaagcgtcgttttagtggcgtcttaactgccgctcagagcctaaattgattCTTAGGCATGTTTTAAACCCTATGAAaatctgattctaccattttcatggcgtcccccccccctttttttttttttttttatatctatctattttatttttattttttttatttatctttgtattttttaatttattttttaatttctattttttagttttaaatttaaaaaaaaaaagtctttttttagccggaggtcctcacggaatcAATCTCTCTACTCTGGAGTAGAGAGGGGGGGATGAATTTCCTTTCCCGTGGGTGGAGAATTCTCTCGACTCGTGGTAaaagaaacgacttctcttctagtttagggtagaggaaggattgtctacatcttacctctccCATACCTCGCAggtgcgggattgggtattgttgttgttgtgtagtCATATATATTTGAATTAATAGATTTAAATGTAAATACTGATGTTAAAAAAATGCAGTCAATTATGTCAccaaaaattatataaaaaaaaacatctAGATAGAAGAAAATTGACTTGACATTTTATGTTCTCAAGGGATTACAAACAGATAAGAATTCTGAAATCCATCCCATCATCCTCATAAAATCTCCAAACCTAAAAGAATCAATCATAATCAAAACCAAATAAAAAGTCAAAATAAGACTTCTCAAAGTCAACTCAATCTACCACAAAGTCCCTGCCCTGTTTGTATCTACATTCCCTAACCAACCTCTTCATTTCATTCTATACTAATAATAGATTTTAAGTACCCTGAGAGATTGTATCTAAACTTAGTCACAATCCAACCCACAAACTTCCAACACAATTCCACCTTTACTAACAAACGGGTTAGCCCGGACCCACACAAGTGTGAGGATCGAAGCTAGAAGGATCGACCACACGATTATTATAGTCGGGACATTTTTTTGTTTTCCCATTACACCCTTGAGGAAAGGATAGAGATGAAGAATGACCCATGTTGCGAAAAATAATTTCCCGAATAGTGGACCCCACGATTCGTAGCCATTGCTAATTGCATCTGAAATGCCAACAACAACACCGACAAGGTTGAAAATCAATAATGTCAATGGTGGGATCAAAAGACTAGTCCACTTGAAGATATAAAGCTCGGCGAAATCTCCATCATCACCTCCTTTTGAGGTAACTGTAAAGTTTGTATTGACGCCCGCCAATACTTTTAGTAGACCTTGAAATAGCGCGAAAAGATGAGAGGAGACACCACCGATGACCCAAAATTGCTCGTTTCTCCAAAAATCGTCTATACCGACACCTCCCCATTGTATTTCTAATATACTTGTTATGGCAATTGACAAAAACATGAGCATGAAGATTATGCTAGCATAATTGCTTATCTGCAAAAGAGAAAGAATATACATAAAGTACAAAAACATGAACATGATGATTCACTTCAATCTAATGCCATTTGGTTAATTAAATGTGCTTGTTGTTTCAGAATCTATTAGAATAGAATTTACACATTTTACTATTCTTTGCAAAGTTGAAAAAAATCGCTACTCGAGGAGTACtcgggactttttagggagtactcggcaaCTCGGAGAGTACTCAgacgttgaccaagtttgactttgacttaTTTTGACCTAGTTTTAACCAATTTTGACCGAGTACACgccgagtaattccgagttctTCAACGGTGATTGTACGGGACGAACTATGAAAATTCCCATTGTATGTATTTATTTAAGTTCCAAAATTTTCTAATTAACACTAAAGCCGTGTCTAACTAGACAATAATGTTAATTATCATAATTGAGCATGCAAAAAGTTAACCTCCTGCTTACCTCTGGAACGATAAATTTCCCGCTGAGGAGACAAACGGCTGGAAGTGTGCAATAAGCAACCAACGGAATTGAGGTTAACGGATAGACAACCGAGTTAATATATGAAAGCCGCTCGAGAGGCTTTAAACAGCACCCATAACCGTACCATATCGGACAATGCTTACTCAACAAAATTTCAACCGACCCAAGGGCCCACCTAAGAACTTGGTGAAGACGATCCGATAGATTAATTGGAGCTGAACCCTTAAATGCAGGCCTCTTGGGAATGCAATACACAGATCGCCACCCGTGACAATGCATCTTAAACCCTGTCAAGATATCCTCCGTAACCGAACCATATATCCATCCAACCTGTTTTTTCAAGATTTATATAAGTTCAAAGATTAACTAAGATGACAATCATAACAAGTTAAATTAAATATTGGTTATATTTGATATCTAATGGGTCATTTGGGTCAAACACTTCAAAGTTGTCTAAGGTGTAATTATATGCTTAGACATAGTTAAATCAcctaatttagaaaaaaaaaaaaaaaaaaaaagaaccttGTAATCATATACAGTATAACATTAAACTAATTATTTGTAGAACTCAAAAAAGGTAAAGAAAAAAGAGATGGCGTCTGGCCTGACCCATTTTGACCGATACTTAAAATTGCCCTTTTTGACCTGTTACACAACATGCTAATGCGCCATCTCCGCCATCTCTAACTAAAATGCAGAGGCATCTTTGAGGGTGTGCAAGATAGGCCATCAAACAGGGCCCAAAATATGGAGTTGGCCCACAATTTTGAAACCTTCTATATATACTTGTTTTGCTATTGGTCCAAGTAAGGCAAAAAGAACTTAAAGCcggaaaaaaagtttttttttttttttttttctcttcctttcgGCACAAATTGCCCAAGTCGGAAGTCATTTTGATTGAAATATCTCGGAAGCAACGATAATTTTTTTCTATTTATAATGATAACTTTTTAGTGGTATCAATCTAACGTTTATAAGGGCCTATTTTTATGTCTCGAATAAGGGCTTATATATAAATAAGACGGCCTTGCTGAAATATAACGTGAAATAAAATTAGTCTAGTTTTGAATTCACAAACCTCTTTTCCCCATTCGGTTTTATCTTCATAACCACAACTTATAACATGAATGGCTTCTTTCAATAAAGATGCAGATGATGCTCCTTGAATAACACCACCGTCTTCTAAAAGAGTCGAAGCAATAAACACAGGTGATTGCCCGAATTTCTTTTCGGACTTTATCTGAGCAGGTATTAAAGACGATTTTTCACTTTCTACCCCTGCAAAAGTTtaaaactttaataaaaaaggAGCAAAGAACATAACTTTACACCAACTGCTCAAAACCAATCATTTACCTTCAATCGCTTCTTCGATGTTCTCTAGCGCATGTACTTGAGTTGAAGCTTCCatctttttcttcatcttcttcgttTTCTTATTTGTATTCCCCTTGTTTTTGTTCTTTCGTGACGAGAAACAACATAAACACCATTTAGGTAAGCAGTTGCATGTTTTTCCAGGCGGTTTCTTTTTAATTGGAGCATCAAATCCGTACAACGCCTGTCGCCTGAAAACACATCCCGTCCCGACATATATCGGACCTTGGATTCCGTCAAGCCCTTTCATATTTATCTGTCACaacaattaaaaatattaaaaaaaaaaacaattaattgTTTCAAATGAATATTTTTAGCTAATTTAAACGATCAATAGTGGTTGAGAAATAGGTTTTTTAGGTGACATACATCAAAGAAGACAACGTTGCGATTTGAGTATCGATCATGACGATCGATCCCATCGAATCGTTGAGGAAATTGCACGTAACAAATTTTCTTTCCACAAATAGGGTCCATCATGAAACACATGGACTCCCGAAGAGCTTTACTATTATTTATATAGTGATCACAATCTACGTTGAGCATGTACGGCGCGTTTGTAATAACAGCTGACACTCGAATCTTCAAAAAAGAAATTCAAAATACAAATTAGTTATATAAGCAATCACAAAGATAAATTAAGAAAGCTTCATCCTTGATAATGAAGATAGATTCATACGAGAGCATTCATGGCACCAGCTTTCTTGTGGTGGTCAAACCCGGGCCGTTTTTCTCGAGAAACGTAAACAAGACGTGGGAGTTCGTTTCCTTCAACGTCTCGAACACCATTATTACCTAAGAAAACCTGTTGTATACGGtttaagaaggaaaaaaaaaaaaaaaaaaaaactgtatgtTAATAACAGGCATAAAACATTATTTACTTGCGGATGGATCAGTATCTGCTGAATTTGTTCTCTAATCGTTCGAGTGCATAAACTTTATTAACTTAAACAATAATCAACAAGATACATTACTTCATCTGATACTTAAAAATGTTTTAACATGTTAAaccaatcttttttaaacaaaaaaaTGTAATGTAAAAAATCAATAGTCAAACATTATAACTTAGAAATTGGATAATAAAATGGTGGTGGCTCACTAAATCTGGCCCATATCATTTTGACACTCATTAAAATATCAGTATTTTAAATGTTCCCCAACCCACCAACTACCCATTTCGCCACCTCTATACGATGCATCTAATATTTTTTCAAAAAAGAAAaacctaaaaataataataataatctgtaTAACTATTATTTTAAAATTCGAGAAATCATACCTGGATCATTCCGGGATGATCCCGAACATTGTTTCCCGGCCATGGAGTACCATCTTGCATTGTCCATCCATCTTCCGGAACCTTTTGGGCCATGGACACAAGCCCATTGATCCGTACCTTAAACTCCTCATAATCCCTCTTTAATTCAAACAATTAAACACAAAGTTTATATTAAACTTCACAcaaatcttgtttttttttttttttaataaaaagggCAAACCCGAAAAAGGGAAATTCAGTATACCTTCATAGCACGACGTTCACGGACAAACTCAGGATGCACTTTATCTTTTAGATAATCAACCTTTTGAGCAAAATACCACTCGGGAGCACGTGGCTCTACATCGAACTTCTTACAAAACGGGACCCACTTTCTTGCAAACTCGGATGTTTCCGAGAGTGCTTCAAATGTCAACATGGCCGCACCATCGTCAGACACGTAACAAGCAACTTTATCGACAGGAtaatcaaccgccaagatcgataAAACCGTGTTTGCAGTAATTAGTGGCGGTTCTTTTAACGGATCAACCGTACTCACGTAAACGTCTATCCGTGGTAACTCGGATGCCTTCCCGTCCTTCTCGTACCTAAATACACAACTTTAACCATTTAGAGGGGACCCACATAACAAACCTAGTAGCGCTTTTAAGGTttttcttaaattttttttattatttaatcttTCTTTTTTTAAAAGGCTTTGTTACTTAATCTTTAATAAAGGTTGAAACATACAACAAATGTACCTTAAAGATAATCGGTCCAAGTATGTTTCACGCTCAATAGGGAACCACTTTGGGAATTGATCTAGGACCCACGAGACGGCAAACCATATCTCACAAATAATCGACGTGAGCCACAAACCGTATGCATCGTTTACGGGGTGAAGGATTCTATAATGAAAAAAGAGACCAAGAATCCCCATACGCATTAAAATTACCATTCGATACGGATTTATCTTGCTTGATGAAATAGGCAACTTCCTCGACAATGGTTGCCTCCCCTCATCCATCCTATAAGTTCAACGAAAAAAACATGACATTATGCTTTTATAGATTTATGTTTGATTTTTTAAGTCAATCGATTACGTATTGATCATAAAACTGGTTATTGCCCAGAACTGAAGTACATTATAATTGAAAGTTATGTAATAGGAAAGAAAACAAGTACTTTGGCAAATCGGCATCATCGAGATCTCCATCACCGTGGGGCCCACCGCCACCGCCATTTCCCTGATGCCTAATTATCTCGAGTTTATCGGCTTGTCTTTTTCTCCATTCCTCCATTTTATCCTTCCATGCAACTGTTCCGTACCCGTATACCGCTAAATCTTTCTTCGGATCCATCGGCCTAGGTGGCACTGCAATGCAAAAAGGCGCAACATTGAGAATAAGTCAATAACTAAACAACCCTATCACTACAGACAACGGTTAAAAAGGCGTCAAATACTTACGAGAGACTGATGAAGCGGTATCAAAAAGTTGCAAGCGCCTTGAACGACCCATGTATGGTGGGATGATTATAGCGTGATTGTCACCATCCTTCGGTTTTCAAAGTTTCAAATATTAGAAAGTTGACAAATCTACACTATTCACCTTCATATCAAACAGTACTATGGGGGCATTCGCATTTGTATTCTACAAGTGTTTATCAATTTTTTATCTTTTAAGATAAACAAATTCTGAAGTCAACTTAATTCCCCTTAAAATGTCCTTTTTATGATAATGCTTAAATTAGATGTTATGAAACACTCAAATATTTGATTATCCGGATTACTATATCTTCAAACAACAGATTAAAAACAATTCTTAAAATACACATTCAACCAAAAGATTAAAAACATGTTACTAATTACCTCTTGACCATAAGTAAGAAGTGGGATCTCGTGACTAACGGAGGCCGCATCCACCTCATAAGGGGTGGCAAAACCAGATACACTCGATGCACCAACACCAAAATTCAAGCGTGAAAAATGTTCAGAAAAACTGTGAATTCTGTTTCCGATATCAAATTCATTATCCAAATCGTCAAATTCCTCTTCTTCTTCGTCACCTTCAACTCTTGGACTCCCTATTATAATAATTTTCGAAATCAGTCCTTTTATTTGCACTAAATCACACTAACAAAACACATCGAGAATATTATTAAATTTGGTACCTTTGATTCGTTTATATCTGGTTTTGCATTGAGGGCAAGTTTGATTACCCTCACTTCTTTCATATTCATAACAAGTTCTGCAGATAGGGAATGCGCATTCGTTACAAGCCACAAATAGCTCACGCCGTTCACCGTCGATAGTTATTTCAATTTTATCTCCACAAATTTGGCAAATTTGACCACTTAATTCTGGAACTGAGGTCGGCTGTCGAAGCAAAATCTAAGTTAATAACAAGAAACCAGAACACACAACCACCTAAATAGGAATTTATCAATCAATCctgttaaacaaaaaaaaaaaaaaaaaaaa
This genomic interval carries:
- the LOC139902943 gene encoding cellulose synthase A catalytic subunit 5 [UDP-forming]-like — its product is MDTNGRLIAGSHNRNEFILINADDIGKPTSVPELSGQICQICGDKIEITIDGERRELFVACNECAFPICRTCYEYERSEGNQTCPQCKTRYKRIKGSPRVEGDEEEEEFDDLDNEFDIGNRIHSFSEHFSRLNFGVGASSVSGFATPYEVDAASVSHEIPLLTYGQEDGDNHAIIIPPYMGRSRRLQLFDTASSVSLPPRPMDPKKDLAVYGYGTVAWKDKMEEWRKRQADKLEIIRHQGNGGGGGPHGDGDLDDADLPKMDEGRQPLSRKLPISSSKINPYRMVILMRMGILGLFFHYRILHPVNDAYGLWLTSIICEIWFAVSWVLDQFPKWFPIERETYLDRLSLRYEKDGKASELPRIDVYVSTVDPLKEPPLITANTVLSILAVDYPVDKVACYVSDDGAAMLTFEALSETSEFARKWVPFCKKFDVEPRAPEWYFAQKVDYLKDKVHPEFVRERRAMKRDYEEFKVRINGLVSMAQKVPEDGWTMQDGTPWPGNNVRDHPGMIQVFLGNNGVRDVEGNELPRLVYVSREKRPGFDHHKKAGAMNALIRVSAVITNAPYMLNVDCDHYINNSKALRESMCFMMDPICGKKICYVQFPQRFDGIDRHDRYSNRNVVFFDINMKGLDGIQGPIYVGTGCVFRRQALYGFDAPIKKKPPGKTCNCLPKWCLCCFSSRKNKNKGNTNKKTKKMKKKMEASTQVHALENIEEAIEGVESEKSSLIPAQIKSEKKFGQSPVFIASTLLEDGGVIQGASSASLLKEAIHVISCGYEDKTEWGKEVGWIYGSVTEDILTGFKMHCHGWRSVYCIPKRPAFKGSAPINLSDRLHQVLRWALGSVEILLSKHCPIWYGYGCCLKPLERLSYINSVVYPLTSIPLVAYCTLPAVCLLSGKFIVPEISNYASIIFMLMFLSIAITSILEIQWGGVGIDDFWRNEQFWVIGGVSSHLFALFQGLLKVLAGVNTNFTVTSKGGDDGDFAELYIFKWTSLLIPPLTLLIFNLVGVVVGISDAISNGYESWGPLFGKLFFATWVILHLYPFLKGVMGKQKNVPTIIIVWSILLASILTLVWVRANPFVSKGGIVLEVCGLDCD